TCCAGAACCACTGACATTTGAGAGATTGCCACGAAGGTAATTACATATCTCACTGGATCCTCCAAAGCTGCCCACAAGCTTTTATCATATGGCACTTGATCCCCAAGCATTCTTCTAGATGGCAGGATTGAAGTTTGTATCGCATACTCATGAAATCTTCTCAAAAGCCTAGGCAAGACCACCCAAGCTAATATGGTGAGAGTCAAAGCAAAGCCAACAGGAAGAACCACATCCTTAAGATACGGATGAGTATCAAGCAACTGATAAACATGAGGCTTCAGTTCATTGGAGACTTCTTTAGCCTTCTGCCCAGTATAACCCATTGCATCCGCAGCACTATGCCAAGCATCTTTGACTTTATCACCCCAACCACTACGAATACCATCACTTTTACTAACATCTACTTCCGCTCCACCAGAAGCAGCTGAAACCTTATCTGCCTTGCTACTGAAAGACAATGACTGCGATTGATGTATCAACACTGGGCTTATCGAAACAAAAGGAAACACCCTCTGGAAAGGAAAATTTGATGAAGTCGAGGATAATGCAATAACAGACCGCAACTTTACTACAAATATTCATAAACTTTGCAGCACAACGAAGTTTTGTTTTGTTATAGAAACCATTCACAGAACCATAAGATGGTCTGACATAGTTCTTATAAGCAATTCCTGTACGCTTCATTAATGAGTTGTATAAAGCCGAAGACGATTTTGAAGAGGAATATAGGGAATTAGAAAATAACCTCAGTCTTGAAAGCTTAATTCCAATCATTACAGCAACAAAGCAACTGAGAGTTACTCACATGGTCCAAAAAAGTGAACATCTACAAAATTTGAATAACAAACTGAATCCACAAACAATTTCCATTCTGCAAATAACAAAACCTTCAACGAATTATTATCAAAGCTAAATTCAAAAACgtcaatcacaatttcatgatCAAGAAAATTTGTGCAGAATTGAACATTGGAATAAATTTAGACACAGTTAATACAATTTCAATAATAAAAATACgaattaaccaaaaaaaaaaaagagttagaaCTAATGGTTTCCGCGAGTAGATTTCAGTCCAGTTGGTTTTAGGCGATAAGTAATTCAAATTCATATGCATAAAGGACATAAAGTAATTCAAATTTCTAAGCgattagctttttttttttcttgcatTTTCTCAGCAACCAAACGAAACATATTATTATAAGGAATcaataataaagtaataaaagcTATAAGAAACTTCACTAACCTTTGACGGTAGCCTTTGAGGGTATCTTTGAGGTGAAGCTTCCAAAGAAGAACAAAAGATCAATGGAGGGCGGAAACGGAGGCTTGCCAGAGACTTGTTTAGTTCATGAAAATGTGTGTAATCTCGTTATCGTACATCATGTTTTATGTTCGTCTGATGTTGTGATGGATTATAAGTATAACAAAAGATCAAGGAACTCATCTATAGAGAATCTGTAAAGTTCAATACAGAACCAATTCATTGAGACTTGTGTGTGTTTGTATATGCCATTTAAGGGTAAAACTACAATGGAGCTTTTGTAGTGTGAATTAGGttatattttgtttcttttaataaTTAGATAATTACACGTGACACATAActagtttttaaaaatataaattaataaattttttaatagaagGATCACTTTATTATTTGATCTAACCTACAAAGATTAATTTACTCAATTTTTAGTAGGGGATAAAATATAATATGACTTTTAGTACAAGAACTTTTACAATACTTTTAGAGTAATTTAAGTGTACATAGAGATTTTTTTGTTAATTCAATACTTGGTGATTTTAGTTTGTTGTAATATAATTTAGGGCTCATTAGTCCTTTTGAGATTCAAAACCAATAAATGGCTTGTAACTTTACTACGTTAAAATTTGaggtttaattttttattaatttaacataatttaattcttTATACAACGTAAATGTATTATTGAATTGATTATTCAAGAGCATGGAGCCTTGCATCATGTTTGGTTCGACGGAATGGCCATTCCATTCCGCCCCTATTCCACGCACTACAGTGACTCATTTGTTTGGTTGAAATTTGACCGCCGAATAGCTATTCCGTGCGGGCTCATTACGCGTAAACGCTGCATAACCATTCAGAGGGTTAGGCGCTGAATGCCTATTCAATGGCTCTCGTaatagatttttttttcaaaGGAAAATCTCTTCCTACTTCTACTCATCATTCAAACGAAAATCTTTTTGGGTTTTTCATAAAATGCATAGAATACTCTCTGTTTTTGGATTTTGGGTGTGGTGGATTTGCGTGAACTGGAAAATATGGAGAAATCAATGTCGAAGGCGGAGCTTTCCAAAGAAATGCACACGTCTCCCACTGTGCAGCCCAGCGATTGTGGGAACGGCGAGGCTCCGATCAATTATCAACGATTGTTGTTAGTCTTCTTCCCTTTGCTATCTATTTTCTTATTCTCTCCCCTCTTAGAAATTCTCTATCAAAATTGTCATCTTTATTTCACCCGTTCCAATTAACATGCAAATATCATATGGAGAAAGGATTAGGTTATGCTTTTTCTGATGTATATAGGTTTGGAGTTTGATttccatatttttctattttcttcttccCAGACAATCTTGGAGAAGGACTGCCCTATGTTTGAAAACTTGTTTGAACTTTGTCAAATTTATGCTGGTGGGACAATAGGTAAATTCTGATATGGTGGGCTGTTTCTCTTTATTTGATTTGTGCATTTTCAGTTGTAATTGATTGTCATGGCTGGCAGATGCTGCAAGAAGATTAAACAATCAGTTATGTGATATTGCTATAAATTGGGCTGGTGGTTTACATCATGCCAAGAAGTGGGAGGCATCTGGCTTTTGTTACATCAATGACTTTGGTTTTGGGAATCTTGGAGCTTCTTAAGTATAATGCCCGTGTATTATATATTGGTATAGATGTACATCATGCCCATGTATTCTAGTTATAGACGAACTTAAGATTCATGCTTACATTGATAATGAAAACTGATTTTAGAGTTTTAGTAACCCACATCTAATTTTTCGACAGTCTGGTGAACTGGCTGAAAGTGTATCCAAAATCATCGATTCTCAATTTGCAGACCGGGTGGATATGTCTGAAGTGCAGGTATTGCTTACTTCATAACAAATTCATTTTGCAACATTGCTTCTGTTGGTTCTACAAGGTCTTGCTATTTTACAAGATGAATTTTCAACGGTTATAACCAAATCTTTAGTAACCTTTATGCATGGCCAGGAAACTAAATTTGATGCCGAAATGGCTACAATGACCTGTGTTCCATGGGGAACCCTTGAAAGCGTTGGGGACCAATCAGGGTAAGATGCATTCCTTTTTAAGATTTTAATTTCACCCATGCTAGGGTCAACTTTTGAAAGCAATCTTATTGTCTTTGTGGCAGATATGTCAATGGCATAAATATGATCCTTAGTAGTAGCATTCGTGTACTTTGGAGCATTCTTTCACCTATTTACTTCCAGTTCTTATTGGACAAGGTAAATACCAAAAAAGAGGGGTGTTGCACTATGTCTCTTAACATGGTTCACTCttactattttctttttcttctctctttccTTTTGTAGATAGATATTTTGTGTAACTTTCTTATTGCTAATTCTTGCAGCTTGCATCATCGGTTGGCCCCCCGGTTCTACATGAATATTTTCAAATGCAAGCAGATATCAGAAACTGGACCCTAACAAGTActtttcacatattctttctctcAGTTTCCTTCTTGCTTTATTAATAATTCTAACCATTAATTAGTTTGATTAATGTTGTAGTCTCTGGCTCTGTGTACATTGTGAGTTTTGCCCTTCGGTCAACTTTTTGAATTTTGCCCCATTTAAAGGCTTTATTAATAATTCTAACCACTAATTTGTTGGCTGTTTGATTGATGCAATATTTCCTAGCTAAATTGTTACCGCTAATTAAATGtagcttttaatatttttttagtaCATACTAACTATTTAAACATATCAGGTGAGGTCAAAAATTTCGACATTTGGATTTGGTGGGCCAACCGAAGTTACCTATGGTGGTAATGCCTTGAAGTTTTATGCTTCAGTGCATCTAAATATAAGGAGAACAGGACTTGTCAAGAAAGGAGAAGAGGTATCAAACTCGCACCCTTCTTTCCTATTCAGTTTGTTGGTTGGATTTATGTGTAGTGGGTAAACGCATataaatgatatgtttatttacTCTTAGCTTGATTGAAACTCTCTTGAGCAACCTGTTAAAATTTCCTTTGAACTTTCTCTTACATTCCCAAGCAAGTTAAACATGTAGCTTTATCTGCAATCCAGCAAATCTCACTCTTGTATATGTTCTATGTCTCATTGTGTTTTTGAAATGTCTAATCTGTAGACTATTGGAAGTCAAGTTCTTGTGAAGGTTGTGAAGAACAAGCTTGCCCCTTCATTTAAGAAAGCTGAATTTT
This window of the Gossypium arboreum isolate Shixiya-1 chromosome 12, ASM2569848v2, whole genome shotgun sequence genome carries:
- the LOC108478371 gene encoding vacuolar protein sorting-associated protein 53 A-like isoform X1; protein product: MPVYYILSGELAESVSKIIDSQFADRVDMSEVQETKFDAEMATMTCVPWGTLESVGDQSGYVNGINMILSSSIRVLWSILSPIYFQFLLDKLASSVGPPVLHEYFQMQADIRNWTLTSEVKNFDIWIWWANRSYLWW
- the LOC108478371 gene encoding vacuolar protein sorting-associated protein 53 A-like isoform X2; this translates as MSEVQETKFDAEMATMTCVPWGTLESVGDQSGYVNGINMILSSSIRVLWSILSPIYFQFLLDKLASSVGPPVLHEYFQMQADIRNWTLTSEVKNFDIWIWWANRSYLWW